Proteins from one Homalodisca vitripennis isolate AUS2020 chromosome 3, UT_GWSS_2.1, whole genome shotgun sequence genomic window:
- the LOC124357493 gene encoding teneurin-m isoform X3, giving the protein MLSLDYASYGKGGRLYPTYPVSGSDGEDSSPRLARRTPLYQQPAGLSDTPTSDNASDATLTDSELALARDSTLLVHNGCLVDSLPPDVPPRNPTMSRLNGRVSGHPHDRDRDPDFEPSCVVRTPSGNVYIPADAHKGTLDYKSNSSCSSPSKVDIQKNSERCSLGFGPPVPVLPVRNNLRRPNSSHHFGSPPRFQFQKSFASRCSWKCTAIVFIILSLVLTAAVTYMSMANLLHWSYHGGTPCSVLVGEETSESAAKASVSDVGNRNYSSGRQRPSQPSQNTGGIYVLAPSQSRKRRSLDTQHDPIPSVVNVEMHDSTVEILSEHESTDYEISSASVLSSQVTNTAYSVGQESTTAPVSDSQEATNTPASTSGTIFDKHKDDFSTTAETSESSTEIITLAPKKPALKSIDSSIVKGPNHNFYKQNIIRRMQDMILAGHMSESIEFSNLNNIKSDDSTFISSRDASSSHISIPSLPFLKQLENNKTIPTKVKFENNTYDFQSDSPVPPYIFGQSPLQQLRKVETILHPLTVKQIKKQNNEERYKTHLVGSIVRAEKLPQNKIVQVDTDSGFKYGEEEEDDVEIFKLESFEKEIQEATDEDYSETKEESESKLKKFSPSEGSSFKNRTSSENNITTENTVQASSKFETTESSTVHPSIAPNPNVISLTFPNDNLHGSGNRLFVNVTIATSDTSNKASSSSALNPIYVLSLSLPTGNNTGDINIHPPVVPNLENKLSSVKTDNFKAATLIPGFINRGGECQCSCPCLSNPNTEEKHSDIESHINMFSGNSSESEELLTVTQDYNSDNESTNGFSSATTEYIEPSSTDISDVYGTESSTILEPDATTTDKVVMDFYTPDTSTEDSTDINFSRLSDIIIPTPETVNLEPDTVENVIEEDTEDPEKVSSTVIPLECPRVTPQPPTVLILEGGKLPARSFPPDGTTFSQITLGQKLNNEIAPYGYWNMQFYQSESAYIKFDYSIPRGASIAVYIRRNALPTHTQYNILEVLSGFKARQTRASHSLVKKEVTHFLEPGHWFLSLYNDDGDAQEVAFQASISEDMTQNCPGGCSGKGECLMGHCQCNPGFGGEDCSESVCPVLCSQRGEYINGECQCNPGWKGKECSLRHDECEVPDCNGHGHCSNGKCACARGFKGKFCEEVDCPHPTCSGHGFCADGTCLCKKGWKGADCSETDNEALQCLPDCSGHGAFDLETQTCQCEPMWSGDDCSRELCDLDCGLHGHCVGDSCMCNPGWSGEYCNLKQCDQRCNDHGQCKNGTCLCVTGWNGKHCTQEGCPNSCSGHGQCRVNQDSQWECRCSEGWDGADCNVLLEQSCNDGRDNDKDGLADCEDPECCSHHLCRSSQLCVSAPKPIDILLRKQPPAITASFFERMKFLIEDGSLQNYARPETFNESRSAVVRGRVVTAMGMGLMGVRVSTSTPMEGFTLTREDGWFDLLVNGGGAVTLQFGRSPFRPQTYIVNVPWNEVVIIDTVVMWTGEDKTVSMGPHACRAHDYDLMKPVVLATWKHGFQGACPDKSSILAESQVVQESYQVPGTGLNLVYHSSRAAGYLSTIQLQLTPETIPSSLTLIHLRITIEGILFEKTFEADPGIKFTYAWNRLNVYRQRVYGVTTALVKVGYQYTDCKDVLWDVQTTKLSGHDMSISEVGGWNLDIHHRYNFHEGILQKGDGSNMYLKHKPRIIRTTLGDGHQRPLDCADCDGAAGPKQRLLAPVALAAAPDGSIYVGDFNLVRRVMVDGTVRTVVRLNVTRVAYRYHIALSPLDGTLYISDPESHQILRVRNPDDFSDPDHNWEAAVGSGERCLPGDEAHCGDGALARDAKLAYPKGVAVSADNVLYFADGTNIRMMDRDGIVTTVIGNHMHKSHWKPIPCEGTLNVEEVHLRWPTDLAINPLDNSLHIIDDHMILQLTPDGRVKVVAGRPLHCPARGHDSELATRATLVMPQSIAFAPSGDLYVAESDSQRINRVRVIGTDGKISHYAGAESKCNCLDRGCDCFEQDHFLASSSKFNTISSVVVAPDGILHIADQANYRIRSVIASIPEPTANREYEVYSPETQEMYVFNRFGQHIATKNILTGETSYQFSYNVNTSNGKLSTVTDTAGNKVFLLRDYTGQVNSIENTKGQKCRLRMSRMKLLMEISTPDNYNVTLDYHGPTGLLRSKLDSAGRSYVYSYDEFGRLTAAVTPTGKVLRLEFDLSVKGAVVKVTHDDRQPLSMLIKGSTVVTKLGEAEQRTVVASDGSVSTVAPWGHIVSTDTVAYSVLADPDPVLAESYPVPGKQRTEIGGDLANRFEWRYFLRRAPGAKPRSQGKAVVQVGRKLRVNGDNLLTLEYDRETGTVAVFMDDRVELLNVTYDRTARPVKWGPRNGVFAGVELEYDRFSRLSTWRWGQLSESYSFDRSGRLAEIRYADGTSTLYAFKDMFSSLPLKVTTPRGSDYLLQYDDAGALQSLTTPRGHIHAFSLQTSLGFFKYQYYSPMSRHPFELRYNDEGQVLAKLYPHQSGRVAYVYDQSGKLDTVLAGLSSIHYTYQESTSLVKNIDIIEPSFELKHEFKYHMGILKDEKLKFGSKSGLHNTNYRYEYDGNARISGVEVDIDGKELPKLRMKFSQNLGMLEGVSDLRIYRNTFNRSVMQDTSKQFFTITEYDSHARVKSVLVNIKSFDVYRMELEYDSRGRISAQKLLIGRTSSMERITYSADGHVLEVVGTSDWKFVYDENGNIVSVMEQGQKLTLGYDSGDRVVQVGDVELNGYDARGFVVRRGETKLRYNSRGQLSHATERDRFTAWYRYDDRGRLLALQDAQGNITQFLYADPHSPYLLTHLHYPKTGRTFRYLYDEKEVLVAVETSEQRFYVASDQNGSPLALFDTNGNIIKELRRTPFGRIIRDSNPDFFLPIDYQGGIPDPHTSLLYLKLRWYDPSVGQWMTPDWERLANQLTAPTDVFIYRFHNNDPINPDSSQQVNYMTDLSSWLKIYGYDVKHMLGSSYTRNMVYQPQAVVTSQQLAPDFGVMSGLQCIVDKVTNQFGSLDFVPQPLLKMESRTRNLLPRVAYRRSVFGEGLLISRSGGRALVSVVEGVNSVVQDVVTSVFNNSHFLDLHFTQHDQDLFYFVKDNALKLRDDLEELRRLGGMFNVSTHETADGKELRLHSADAVVSIRYGADPQQERHRLLKHAHKRAVERAWELEKALITSGLSGRGEWTEEEREELTLRGRVEGYEGTDIHNVQRYPQLADDPGNVTFRKDARRKRKRRTHRHDDST; this is encoded by the exons ATGTTCTCTGGGTTTTGGCCCTCCAGTTCCTGTTCTGCCAGTCAGGAATAACCTACGACGGCCCAATAGCAGTCATCACTTTGGCAGCCCACCTCGCTTCCAATTCCAGAAGAGCTTTGCGTCCAGATGCTCCTGGAAATGCACCGCAATTGTCttcattattttatctttagTTCTTACAGCAGCTGTAACATATATGTCAA TGGCTAACTTACTACATTGGTCTTACCATGGTGGAACTCCTTGCTCAGTTTTAGTAGGAGAAGAAACAAGTGAATCAGCGGCCAAAGCTTCGGTGTCAGATGTTGGTAATAGAAATTATTCATCAGGGCGTCAGAGGCCTTCTCAGCCATCACAGAATACTGGAGGTATTTACGTTTTGGCCCCTTCACAGTCTCGGAAGCGTAGATCCTTGGACACACAGCATGACCCCATTCCCAGTGTAGTGAATGTTGAAATGCATGATTCCACCGTAGAGATCCTTTCAGAGCATGAGTCTACAGATTATGAAATTTCGTCTGCTTCTGTTTTGTCCTCACAAGTGACTAACACTGCTTACTCTGTCGGCCAAGAGAGCACTACTGCTCCTGTGTCTGATTCACAAGAAGCTACTAACACACCTGCTTCAACTTCAGGTACTATTTTTGATAAACACAAAGATGATTTTTCAACAACTGCGGAAACTTCAGAATCCTCAACTGAAATTATAACACTTGCACCCAAGAAACCAGCTCTTAAATCTATTGATTCCTCAATAGTGAAAGGGCCTAATCAcaacttttacaaacaaaatataatcagGAGGATGCAAGACATGATATTGGCTGGTCATATGAGTGAATCAATTGAAttcagtaatttaaataatataaaaagtgatgattcaacatttatttcttctCGTGACGCATCATCATCTCACATTAGCATTCCATCTCTACCTTTTTTGAAGCagcttgaaaataataaaacaataccaaccaaagtaaaatttgaaaacaacacTTACGACTTTCAATCAGACTCACCTGTACCACCATACATTTTTGGACAGAGTCCTTTACAACAATTAAGAAAAGTAGAAACCATTCTACATCCATTAActgtgaaacaaataaaaaaacagaataatGAAGAAAGATATAAGACTCATTTAGTTGGTTCTATTGTAAGAGCTGAAAAGTTACCTCAGAACAAAATTGTCCAAGTAGACACAGACTCTGGCTTCAAGTATGGTGAAGAAGAAGAGGATGATGTcgaaatttttaaacttgaaagttttgaaaaagaaatacaaGAGGCCACTGATGAAGATTACTCAGAAACGAAGGAAGAATCAGAATCAAAATTGAAGAAGTTTTCTCCTTCAGAAGGCAGTAGCTTTAAAAATAGaacttcatctgaaaacaatattacTACAGAAAACACAGTTCAAGCTTCTTCAAAATTTGAAACAACTGAGTCATCTACAGTACATCCTTCTATTGCACCTAACCCAAATGTGATTTCTCTAACTTTTCCCAATGACAATTTGCATGGTAGTGGAAACAGATTGTTTGTGAACGTCACAATAGCGACTAGTGACACCTCAAACAAAGCTTCTTCTTCCTCTGCTTTAAACCCTATTTACGTCCTGTCATTGTCTCTACCCACTGGGAACAACACTGGAGACATTAACATTCACCCTCCTGTAGTGCCAAATTTAGAGAACAAACTTTCCAGTGTTAAAACTGACAATTTTAAGGCAGCAACATTAATACCTGGCTTTATTAACCGTGGTGGAGAATGCCAGTGTTCCTGTCCGTGTCTCTCTAACCCAAATACTGAAGAAAAACATTCAGATATTGAAAGTCACATTAACATGTTTTCAGGCAAttcttcagaatctgaagagttgTTAACTGTTACTCAGGATTACAACAGTGATAATGAATCAACAAATGGGTTTTCTTCAGCAACAACAGAATACATTGAACCAAGCAGTACAGATATATCTGATGTTTATGGAACAGAATCCAGTACAATATTAGAACCTGATGCGACAACGACTGACAAAGTGGTGATGGATTTTTACACACCAGATACTTCTACAGAGGATTCAACAGATATTAACTTTAGTAGACTTTCAGATATTATTATCCCAACACCAGAAACTGTTAACCTAGAACCTGATACTGTAGAAAATGTAATTGAAGAAGACACTGAAGATCCTGAAAAGGTGTCTTCTACAGTAATTCCTCTTGAGTGTCCAAGGGTTACTCCTCAGCCTCCGACAGTTCTCATTTTGGAAG GAGGCAAACTTCCAGCTAGATCTTTCCCTCCAGACGGAACAACGTTTTCTCAGATAACCTTGGGCCAGAAGTTAAACAACGAAATCGCTCCATATGGATATTGGAATATGCAGTTTTACCAGTCAGAGTCTGCATATATCAAGTTTGACTACAGCATCCCCAGGGGCGCCAGCATCGCAGTGTATATTAGGCGTAATGCACTGCCAACCCACACGCAATACAACATCCTAGAAGTCCTTAGTGGCTTCAAGGCTAGGCAGACGAGGGCTTCACAT TCGTTGGTGAAGAAAGAAGTGACACACTTCCTGGAGCCTGGCCACTGGTTCCTGTCTTTGTACAATGATGACGGTGACGCCCAGGAGGTGGCATTCCAAGCTTCCATCTCTGAGGACATGACCCAGAACTGCCCAGGAGGCTGCAGTGGAAAGGGAGAGTGCCTTATGGGACACTGCCAATGTAATCCTGGCTTTGGCGGAGAAGACTGTAGCGAGA GTGTGTGCCCTGTGCTGTGCAGCCAGCGAGGGGAGTACATCAATGGTGAGTGCCAGTGTAACCCTGGGTGGAAAGGGAAGGAATGCAGCCTACGACATGACGAGTGTGAGGTCCCAGACTGCAATGGCCATGGTCATTGTTCTAATGGGAAGTGTGCTTGTGCTAGAGGCTTCAAGGGCAAATTTTGTGAGGAAG TGGACTGTCCACATCCTACATGCTCTGGACACGGGTTTTGTGCTGACGGAACTTGCCTGTGCAAGAAGGGCTGGAAGGGAGCGGACTGCAGTGAGACAGATAACGAGGCGCTCCAGTGTCTACCTGACTGCTCGGGACATGGTGCCTTCGACTTGGAGACCCAGACATGTCAGTGCGAGCCCATGTGGTCGGGCGACGACTGCTCCAGAG AACTGTGTGACCTCGACTGCGGTCTGCATGGACACTGTGTGGGCGATTCCTGTATGTGCAACCCTGGCTGGTCTGGGGAATACTGCAACCTCAAACAGTGTGATCAAAG GTGTAACGACCATGGCCAGTGCAAGAATGGAACTTGCCTGTGTGTGACGGGGTGGAATGGAAAGCACTGCACACAGGAGGGATGTCCCAACAGTTGCTCGGGCCATGGCCAATGTCGAGTCAACCAGGACAGTCAGTGGGAATGTCGCTGCTCAGAGGGCTGGGATGGAGCTGACTGCAATGTGCTTCTAGAGCAGAGCTGCAACGATGGCAGAGATAACGATAAAG ATGGTCTAGCTGACTGTGAGGATCCTGAATGCTGCTCTCACCACCTGTGCCGCAGCAGTCAGCTGTGTGTGTCTGCCCCTAAGCCGATCGACATCCTTCTTCGTAAGCAACCACCTGCAATTACTGCATCTTTCTTCGAGAGGATGAAATTCCTTATTGAGGATGGCAGCCTACAAAACTATGCCAGACCAGAGACCTTCAATGAAAG CCGCTCTGCTGTGGTGCGAGGACGAGTCGTCACAGCAATGGGCATGGGACTGATGGGTGTGAGAGTCAGCACCAGTACTCCGATGGAAGGATTCACTCTGACACGTGAAGATGGTTGGTTTGATCTACTGGTCAATGGAGGTGGAGCCGTCACGCTACAGTTTGGCCGCAGTCCATTCCGCCCACAAACTTACATTGTCAATGTTCCATGGAACGAG GTGGTAATCATAGACACAGTGGTGATGTGGACGGGAGAAGACAAGACTGTCAGTATGGGCCCTCATGCCTGCCGAGCTCATGATTACGATCTCATGAAGCCTGTCGTCTTGGCAACATGGAAACATGGATTCCAAGGAGCATGCCCAGACAAAAGCTCCATCCTTGCAGAATCACAG GTGGTTCAGGAGAGTTACCAAGTTCCTGGAACCGGTCTGAACCTAGTGTACCATAGTTCTCGGGCCGCTGGATACCTCTCTACGATCCAGCTGCAATTGACTCCGGAAACCATTCCCTCCTCTCTCACTCTGATACACCTCAGGATAACTATTGAGGGAATCTTGTTTGAGAAGACATTTGAAGCTGACCCTGGGATAAAATTTACATATGCTTGGAACCGTCTGAATGTCTACAG GCAAAGAGTGTATGGGGTAACAACAGCATTGGTGAAAGTCGGATACCAGTACACAGACTGCAAGGATGTACTTTGGGATGTCCAAACAACCAAGCTGTCAGGTCATGATATGAGCATCTCAGAGGTTGGAGGATGGAATCTGGACATTCATCACAGATACAATTTCCATGAAG gCATTCTTCAGAAAGGAGATGGCTCTAACATGTATCTGAAGCACAAGCCACGGATCATCCGCACAACTCTGGGCGATGGTCATCAGCGACCTCTGGATTGTGCAGACTGTGATGGTGCAGCTGGTCCTAAACAGCGGCTCCTGGCGCCGGTGGCACTGGCTGCTGCTCCAGATGGTTCAATCTATGTTGGGGACTTCAACCTGGTCCGGCGGGTCATGGTGGATGGCACTGTTAGAACAGTTGTTAGACTCAA tgTGACAAGAGTGGCCTACCGGTACCACATTGCTCTAAGTCCCCTGGATGGAACCCTATACATCTCTGATCCAGAATCTCACCAGATACTGAGAGTTCGCAACCCTGATGACTTCTCTGATCCAGACCATAACTGGGAGGCTGCTGTTGGCTCAGGGGAGAGATGCTTGCCTGGAGACGAGGCTCACTGTGGAGATGGTGCTCTTGCAAGAGATGCTAAATTGGCATACCCAAAAG GTGTGGCTGTATCAGCGGACAATGTGCTCTACTTTGCCGATGGGACCAACATTCGTATGATGGACCGTGATGGAATAGTGACTACCGTAATCGGCAACCACATGCATAAATCTCATTGGAAACCCATCCCGTGTGAAGGCACTCTTAACGTTGAAGAG GTACATTTGCGGTGGCCAACAGATCTTGCCATCAATCCTCTGGACAACTCTCTCCACATAATTGATGACCACATGATCCTCCAGCTGACACCTGACGGCAGGGTGAAGGTAGTGGCAGGACGACCTCTCCACTGTCCAGCAAGAGGTCATGATTCCGAGTTGGCCACTAGAGCCACCCTCGTCATGCCACAAAGCATTGCCTTTGCACCATCTGGCGACTTGTATGTGGCCGAGAGTGACTCCCAGAGAATCAACAGGGTTAGAGTCATTG gtaCTGATGGGAAGATAAGCCACTATGCTGGGGCAGAATCCAAATGCAACTGTCTTGACAGAGGCTGTGACTGCTTTGAACAGGATCATTTTCTAGCATCAAGCTCTAAGTTCAACACGATCTCATCAGTGGTTGTTGCACCTGATGGCATTCTGCATATTGCTGACCAAGCCAACTACAG GATCCGCTCTGTAATAGCCAGCATTCCTGAGCCCACAGCCAACCGTGAATATGAAGTGTACTCACCAGAAACACAAGAGATGTATGTTTTCAACCGGTTTGGACAGCACATTGCCACTAAGAACATCCTAACAGGGGAAACCAGCTACCAGTTCTCTTACAATGTCAACACGAGCAATGGCAAATTGAGCACGGTTACAGACACAGCTGGAAACAAAGTGTTCCTACTGAGAGACTACACAGGCCAG gTAAATTCAATAGAGAATACCAAAGGGCAAAAGTGTCGCCTGCGGATGTCTAGAATGAAACTCCTGATGGAGATCAGTACTCCAGATAACTACAATGTCACTCTGGACTACCACGGGCCGACAGGTCTTCTGCGAAGTAAGCTGGATTCAGCTGGCCGCTCATACGTCTACTCATATGATGAGTTCGGTCGCCTCACTGCAGCTGTGACTCCAACAGGCAAGGTGCTTCGGCTGGAGTTTGACCTCAGCGTTAAAGGAGCCGTTGTCAAAGTTACTCATGATGACAGACAACCTCTCTCCATGCTCATCAAGGGATCTACTGTTGTTACTAAATTAG GTGAAGCTGAGCAACGTACAGTGGTGGCAAGTGACGGCAGTGTATCAACAGTTGCTCCATGGGGTCACATCGTCAGCACTGACACAGTGGCCTACTCGGTCTTGGCAGATCCGGACCCAGTCCTGGCTGAGAGCTATCCAGTGCCAGGCAAGCAACGGACTGAGATTGGTGGTGACCTGGCCAATCGGTTTGAATGGCGCTATTTCCTCAGGAGAGCACCAGGTGCCAAACCAAGGAGTCAAG GCAAAGCAGTGGTGCAGGTGGGCCGCAAGCTGAGAGTGAACGGAGATAATTTGTTAACTCTTGAATACGACCGAGAGACAGGAACTGTGGCAGTCTTCATGGATGACAGGGTGGAGCTTCTCAATGTTACCTACGATCGCACAGCCAGACCAGTCAAATGGGGACCCAG AAATGGTGTATTTGCTGGTGTTGAATTGGAATACGATCGGTTCAGCCGACTGAGTACCTGGCGTTGGGGACAACTCAGTGAAAGTTACAGCTTCGACAGATCAGGCAGGCTAGCAGAAATCCGCTATGCTGATGGAACTTCAACACTGTATGCCTTCAAAGACATGTTCAGCAGCTTG CCTCTGAAGGTGACTACGCCACGAGGCAGTGACTATCTGCTTCAGTACGATGACGCCGGAGCTCTCCAGTCCTTGACAACACCACGAGGTCACATCCACGCCTTCTCTCTGCAAACTTCTCTTGGATTCTTCAAGTATCAGTATTACTCTCCCATGAGTCGACACCCGTTCGAACTGCGATACAATGATGAAGGTCAGGTCTTGGCCAAACTGTACCCTCACCAATCTGGTCGAGTTGCTTACGTTTATGACCAATCTGGCAAACTAGATACGGTATTAGCTG GTCTTTCATCAATACATTACACCTACCAAGAAAGCACAAGTCTGGTTAAAAATATAGACATTATTGAGCCTAGTTTTGAACTGAAGCACGAATTCAAATATCACATGGGAATCTTGAAAGATGAGAAATTGAAGTTTGGAAGCAAAAGTGGCCTTCACAACACTAACTAcag atATGAGTATGACGGCAACGCTAGAATATCAGGTGTGGAAGTTGACATTGACGGAAAGGAACTGCCCAAGTTACGGATGAAGTTCAGTCAGAACCTCGGTATGCTGGAGGGTGTCAGTGATCTTAGGATTTACCGTAACACGTTCAACCGTTCCGTCATGCAGGATACCTCCAAACAGTTCTTCACCATCACGGAGTATGACTCGCATGCTCGAGTCAAGTCAGTGCTAGTCAACATCAAGTCTTTTGATGTATACAg GATGGAGTTGGAGTATGATTCCCGGGGCCGCATCAGTGCTCAGAAGCTGCTAATTGGGCGCACATCTTCCATGGAGAGAATAACATACAGTGCTGATGGACACGTGCTGGAAGTGGTCGGTACCAGTGACTGGAAGTTTGTGTATGATGAAAATGGCAACATTGTCAGCGTCATGGAACAAGGCCAGAAGTTGACTTTGGGATATGACAGTGGTGACAGGGTTGTTCAG GTAGGTGACGTGGAACTGAATGGATACGATGCACGAGGGTTTGTGGTGAGACGAGGAGAGACAAAACTGCGCTACAACTCACGTGGACAACTCAGTCATGCAACTGAGCGAGATCGTTTCACCGCATGGTACCGGTACGATGACCGTGGCCGCCTGCTCGCCTTACAGGATGCACAAGGCAACATCACTCAGTTCCTGTACGCCGACCCTCACTCACCATACCTCCTCACTCATCTGCACTATCCCAAGACTGGACGAACATTCCGATATTTGTATGATGAAAAGGAAGTCCTCGTTGCAGTAGAAACATCAGAACAGAG ATTCTATGTTGCGTCTGATCAAAATGGATCACCTCTTGCATTGTTCGACACCAATGGAAACATAATCAAAGAACTGAGGAGGACACCTTTCGGCAGAATAATTCGTGATTCCAACCCAGACTTTTTCCTGCCCATCGACTACCAAGGGGGCATCCCAGACCCACACACCAGTCTCCTCTACCTGAAACTGCGCTGGTACGACCCCTCTGTGGGCCAGTGGATGACCCCAGACTGGGAGAGACTTGCTAATCAGCTGACTGCTCCCACAGATGTGTTTATCTACCGCTTCCATAACAACGACCCGATCAACCCTGACAGCTCTCAACAGGTCAACTACATGACTG ATCTGAGCAGTTGGTTGAAGATTTATGGTTATGATGTGAAACACATGCTCGGATCATCCTACACACGTAATATGGTGTACCAACCCCAGGCTGTGGTCACCTCCCAGCAGTTGGCACCTGATTTTGGGGTCATGTCCGGACTCCAGTGTATCGTTGACAAG GTAACCAACCAGTTTGGTTCCCTGGACTTTGTTCCCCAACCCCTCCTCAAGATGGAGTCTCGAACTCGCAACCTGTTGCCGAGAGTAGCATATCGTCGCTCAGTGTTTGGTGAGGGGCTACTCATTTCTCGTTCTGGCGGCCGAGCTCTGGTTTCCGTCGTAGAGGGAGTCAACAGTGTTGTGCAAGACGTTGTTACTTCCGTCTTCAACAACTCGCACTTCCTTGACCTTCATTTTACACAACATGATCAGGACCTCTTCTATTTTGTCAAG gACAATGCTTTAAAATTAAGGGATGACCTGGAGGAGCTGCGCAGGCTTGGTGGTATGTTCAACGTATCAACCCACGAGACAGCCGATGGCAAAGAGCTTCGACTCCACAGTGCAGATGCAGTGGTCTCCATTCGCTACGGTGCAGATCCACAGCAGGAGAGACACCGTCTACTGAAGCACGCTCATAAACGAGCAGTTGAGCGAGCATGGGAGTTGGAGAAGGCATTAATCACGTCTGGTCTGAGTGGAAGAGGAGAGTGGACCGAGGAAGAGAGAGAGGAATTGACCTTGAGGGGTAGGGTTGAAGGCTACGAGGGGACTGACATCCACAATGTTCAGCGATACCCGCAGCTGGCTGATGACCCAGGCAATGTCACTTTCAGGAAAGATGCCAGACGAAAAAGAAAAAGACGAACTCACCGACACGACGATTCGACGTGA